The Micromonospora siamensis genome contains the following window.
AGCACGCAGACCAGCTCGGTGTCGGCGGCCTCGATCCCGGCGTGCACGGCCGCGCCGTACCCCCGGCGGGGTTCGCGGACGACCCGGGCGCCGTAGCGGGCCGCCACCTCGGGCGAGCCGTCGCGGGACCCGTTGTCCACCACGATCGCCCGGTAGCCGGGTGGCAGCGCGGTCAGCACCCCGGGCAGGGCGGCGGCCTCGTCGAGGCAGGGCAGCACCACGTCGATCTGAGTCGGCATGCCGCCGACGCTAGGTGCCGACGGGGCCGCCGGGACGCCGATCCGCCTTACGGAAGCCTTACCGTGCACCGATTCCTTACCGTCCGGTGACGGACCGGTGATTCGGCGGACGGGAGGGCCGCGGGGTGCGTACCGTCCGGTCGTCATGAGGCCCGCCACGCTGCCGCACCGCTCCCCCATGCCCCGGCCCCGACCCCGCCACGACCGGGGTGACCTGGTGGTGCTCGGCGTCGAGGCGGCGCTGCTGGCCGCGGCCGTGCTGGTGGGCGCGCTGCTCAACCGGCGGGGCGCCGGCCTGCACGCCGACGCCGCGCCGCTGTACGCCACCTGGTGGCCGCACGTCGGCTGGGGCACCCCGGCCGCGCTGGCGGTGGTGGTGCTGGTGCTCGGTCCCGGGCTGCGCTGGGCCGGCACCGCCCGCTGGGGTCCGCTGCTGGCCGGCGGCTGGGCCGCTTCGGTGGCCTGGACGCTGGCGCTGGCCCTGGTCGACGGGTGGTCGCGAGGGCTGGTCCGGCGGCTGACCGTGCAGGCGGAGTACCTGCACGAGGTGCCGCGCGTCGGCGACGTCGGGGCCACGCTGGCCGGCTTCACCGACCGGATCCTGGACTTCCGGCCGGACTCGTGGTCCACCCACACCGCCGGACATCCGCCGGGCGCGCTGCTGGTCTTCGTCGGCCTGGACCGGATCGGGCTGGGCGGCGGGACCGCGGCGGCGCTGGCCTGCGTCCTGGTCGGGGCGACGGTCGCCGTGTCCGTGCCGGTGGCGCTGCGGGCGCTCGGCGCCGAGGCCCAGGCCCGGGCGGTGCTGCCGTTCCTGGTGCTGCTGCCCGGCGCGGTCTGGGTCGGCGCCTCCGGCGACGGCGTCTTCGCCGGGGTGGTCGCCGCCGGCCTGGCCCTGCTCGCGGTACGCGGGCCCGGGACGGCCCTGCTCGGTGGGCTGCTGCTCGGCTACGCCCTCTACCTGTCGTACGGGTTCGTGCTGCTCGGCCCGCTGGCCCTGGTGGTGCTGGCGCTGCGGCCGGCGCGACGGTGGGCCGCGCTGCTCGCCGGCGCCACCGGGGTGGCGGTGGTGGTAGGGGCGTTCACCCTCGCCGGCTTCTCCTGGTGGCAGGGGTACGACCGGCTGGTGGTCCGCTACTACCAGGGCTGGGCCGCCGACCGCCCGTACGCCTACTGGGTGTGGGCGAACCTGGCGGCGCTGCTGCTGTCGGCGGGGCCGGTGCTGGGCCCGGCGCTACGCCGGACAGCCCTCGCCGGCCGGGACCGGTGGCGGTCGACGTCGCAGCGGATCCCGGCGCGGGCGCGCGACCTCGGACCGACCGTGCTGCTGCCGGCCGCCGCCGCCCTGGCGGTGGTGGCGGCCGACCTGTCCGGGATGAGCAAGGCCGAGGTGGAGCGGATCTGGCTGCCGTTCACGGGGTGGCTGCTGGTGGCCGTGGCGCACCTGCCGGAGTCCTCCCGACGGTGGTGGCTGGCCGGGCAGGCGCTGACCGCCCTGGCCGTCAACCACCTGCTGCTCACCGTCTCCTGATCTCGGCCACCGGCGGCGCGGACGACGGACCGGGCGGTCAGGCCGCCACGGCGGCCGGTTCGCGCAGCGGGTCCGAGGCGAACGCGGTGACCCCGTCGACGAAACCGACCCGGGCGGTGTAGCCGAGCAGCTCCCGGGCCCGCCGCGGATCCGCGGTGACGTGCCGGACGTCCGCGGCCCGGGCGCCCCCGACCACCTCCGGCGGCGGCCCGCCCATCGCCCGGGCCAGCGCGCCGGCCAGCTCGCCGACGGTGTGCGGCTCGCCGGAGCAGACGTTCACCGGCACCAGCCCGTCCGGGGTGGACGCCGTCAGGGCCAGCACGTTGGCCCGGGCCACGTCGGTGACGTGCACGAAGTCGCGCCGCTGGCCGCCGTCCTCGTACACCCGGGGTGGCTGCCCGTCGGCGAGCGCCGAGCGGAAGATCGAGGCGACCCCGGCGTACGGGGTGTCGCGGGGCATCCGGGGCCCGTACACGTTGTGGTAGCGCAACGCCCACACCCCGCCGCCGGTCTGCCGCGCCCACGCGCCGGCCAGGTGCTCCTGGGCGAGCTTGCTGGCCGCGTACGTGCTGCGCGGCTCCAGGGGCGCGTCCTCGGGCACCAGGTCGGGGCGCAGCGGGCCGGAACAGTCCGGGCAGGTCGGGTCGTACCGGCCGGCGGCCAGGTCGGCGGGGCGGCGCAGGGCGGGCCGCACCACGCCGTGCCGGGCGCAGCGGTAACGGCCCTCGCCGTAGACGACCATCGAGCTGGCCAGCACCAGCCGGGACACCCCGGCCCGGTGCATGGCGGCGAGCAGCACCGCCGTGCCGAAGTCGTTGTGGCTGGCGTAGTCGGGGGCGTCCGACGGATCCAGCCCGTGGCCGACCATGGCGGCCTGATGGCAGACCGCGTCCACCCCGGGCAGCAGCCGGTCGAGCAGCTCAGGGTCGCGTACGTCGCCGATCACCGGTTCGTGCCGCCGCGACCAGTCGGGCAGCGCGCCGCCGTGCGCCTGGGGCAGCAGGGCGTCCAGGCAGACCACCTGGTGCCCCTCGGTGACCAGCAGGTCGGCGACCTGCGATCCGATGAAACCGGCCGCGCCGGTGACCAGTACCCGCATTCCGGTCACGGTAGGGCAGCCCGAGGCGACCGGAGGCCGGTTCCGGGTGGACGTCAGCACTCCGTAAGGGCCTGCGGCGGTAAGGCTTCGGTAATGCGGCAAAGCGGACCGGATCGAAGCGGCGGCGGCTAGCGTCCGGCGCAGGACCGCTGCACCGCACGGTCGTCACCGACCGCGAAGGAGGGACCGTGTCCCCGCACCCACCAGCCGCCGGGCCCGGCGACCGGGCGCCGACCACCCCGGCGTACGGCTTCCCCGCAGGACTGTGGCGCGGCCTGGAGCGGCGCCGCCCGCCCGGGGTGGACGCCGTGGCCGCCGCCTGGCGCAGCCCGGTACGCGGCCCGTGGCTGACCTCCGTCCTCGGCGCGGCGCTGCTGGTGGCGCTGCCGCTGGTGGTGGTCACCGGGCTGCTCGACTGGATCGCCTACGGTCCCCGGCTGGGGCAGGCGTTCCCCCGCGACGTGGGTTGGCTGCACCCGCCGGTCTTCGACTGGCCGACCCGGCCGGCGTGGCTGTTCCGGGTCACCCAGGGGCTGCACGTGACGCTGGGCATCGTGCTGGTGCCGGTGGTGCTGGCCAAGCTCTGGTCGGTGGTGCCGAAGCTGTTCGCCTGGCCGCCGGCCCGCTCGCCGGCCCAGGTGCTGGAGCGGCTGTCGCTGCTGCTGCTGGTCGGCGGGATCCTGTTCCAGACGGCCACCGGTCTGCTCAACATCCAGTACGCGTACCTGTTCGGCTTCGACTTCTACACCGCCCACTGGTACGGCGGGTGGATCTTCACGGTGGCCCTGGTCACCCATGTGGCGATCAAGCTGCCCCGGATGGTGACCGCGCTGCGCGGGCCGGGCTCTGCGCGTACCCCGGTGGCGACGACCACCCCGGAGCCGCCGGATCCGGACGGCCTGGTGGCCCGCCGGCCCGTCCCGGCGACGGTCAGCCGGCGCGGCGTGCTGGCCCTGACCGGCGGTGGCGCGCTGCTGCTGGCGGCGTTGACCGTCGGGCAGAGCGTGGACCCGCTGCGCCGCACGGCGCTGCTGCTGCCCCGCGGCCGTCGGCCCGGTCCCGGGCCGAACGGCTTCCCGGTCAACCGCAGCGCCGCCGCGGCGGGCGTCGACCCGGCCGACACCGGCACCGGCTGGCGGCTGGCCCTGCGCGGCGCCGACCGCACCGTGGCCCTGGACCGGACCGCGCTGCTGGCCCTGCCGCAGCACACCGCCCGGCTGCCGATCGCCTGCGTGGAGGGCTGGTCGACGGAGCAGACCTGGACCGGGGTACGCCTGCGCGACCTCGCCGCGCTGGTCGGCCCGCCCGACCCGGCCACCGCCCGGGTCCGGTCGCTGGAACGCGCCGGCCTGTTCAACCAGGCGGTGCTGCACGCCGGGCAGGTCGGCGACGGTGACGCGCTGCTGGCCCTGCGGGTCAACGGCGTCGACCTGGCCCCCGACCACGGCTTCCCGGCCCGGATCGTCGTGCCGGCGCTGCCCGGCGTGCACTGCACCAAGTGGGTCCGGGAGATCACCTTCGCCGGGCGCGACGATGCGTGAGCCGCGCGGCGGGCACGGCGCGGGGCTGCGTGAGCCGCGCCGCAGCTACCGCACGGCGGCGCGTGGGCTGCGCCGAGGCTACGGCGCGGCACCGTGGCACCTGCTGCTCCTGCTCGGCTGCTTCACCGTCGCCGGCTGGATCGCACTGCGGCTGTCCGGGGAGCCCTCCGCGCCCCGGATGCTGCTGTGGTTCCTCGGCGCGGTGGTCGCCCACGACCTGGTGCTCTTCCCGCTCTACGCGGTGGCGGACCGGGGCCTGCGCGCCGTCATCGCCGACCCGGCGCTGATCAACCACCTGCGGGTGCCGGCGCTGGGCGCCGGGCTGCTGCTTCTCGTCTACCTGCCCGGCGTGCTGGGCCTCGGCGACGGAACGTACGTCGCGGCGACCGGCCTGACGCCCCGGGTGATGGTGGGCCGGTGGCTGGCGGTCAGCGCCGGGCTGTTCGCGCTCAGCGCCGTGACGTACGCGCTGCGCCGACGACGGCGCTGACCGGCCACCGTCACCGGGCGATCGGCGGGCGGGTACGACCCCGCTTCAACTCGAAGAACCCGTCGGCGCCGGTCACCTGGAGCACCCCGTCCCAGAGCCGGCCGGCCTCCTCGCCGCGCGGGACGGGGGTGAGCACCGGCCCGAAGAAGGCGTTCAGCCGCCCGTCCGCTCCGGTCACGTGGATGGTGGGTGTGCCCAGGTCCTCGCCGACCGGGTCCAGTCCGGCATGGTGGCTGGCGAGCAGCGCCTCGTCGTGGTCGGTGGTGTCGGCCACGTCGGCCAGCTCCGCCGGCAGCCCCACCTCGGTCAGGGCGTCGACGTACAACGGCCGGCCGATCGGAGTCCGCTGGTGGTGGATCCGGTTGCCCAGCGCCGTGTAGAGGTCGCGCAGCACGTCGTTGCCGTGGGCCGCCTCGGCGGCGACGGCGACGCGTACCGGGCCGAGGCCGGGGCGCAGCCACTCCCGGTACCACTCCTCCAGTCCCTCCCGCCCGTCGTTGAGGACGGACAGACTCATCACGTGGAAGCGCACCCGCACGTCGCGAACCCGTTCGACCTCGAGCAGCCAGCGGGAGGTGTTCCAGGCCCAGGGGCAGCGGGGGTCGAACCACATGTCGACGTCGGTCACGGCGTCTCTCTTCCTGTGTCGCGGGTGGTAGCGGATCTCAATCTAGAAACAGGATTGGCCCCGGCCAAGCGCCAATCGAAGGGCTGATGATTGGGCCAATGTAGGCTCCTGGCGTGGAGATCCAGATCAGCCTGGCGGGTCGGGGTGACCGGGCGGCGCGGATCTACCGGCACCTGCTCGAGGCGATCCTCGACGGACGACTGCGGCCCGGGGAGCGGCTCCCGCCGACCCGTGAGCTGGCGGCGCGGCTGGCGGTCTCGCGCAACACCGTCGCCGCCGCGTACGACCGGCTGACCGCCGACGGATTCCTGGCCGGACGGGTCGGGGCCGGCACCTTCGTGGCCAACGCGCCGGTCGGACCGACGCCGGGGCGCCGGGCGCCGGCCGGGCGGGGCGTGCTGCCACGCGGACACTGGCGCTCCCTGCCCGGCGCGAGCACCCCCACCCCGCCCGGGCGGTACGACTTCACCGTCGGTACGCCCGACCCCCGGCTCTTCCCGCTCGACACCTGGCGGCGGCTGGTGGCGAACCAGTTGCGCATCGGCGCGATGGCCGGCGGCTACGGCGACCCGGCCGGCCACGCCGGGTTCCGCGAAGCCGTCGCGCGGTACGCCGGGGTGGCCCGCTCGGTGCGGGCCCGGGCCGACGACGTGCTGGCCACCACGGGGGCACAGCAGGCGCTGGACCTGGTCGGCCGGGTGCTGATCGAACCGGGTGACTGCGTGGCGGTCGAGGATCCCGGCTACCCGCCGGCCCGGGCGCTGTTCCGGTCCATGGGCGCGGTGGTGGCCGGTGTGCCGGTGGACGACGAGGGGCTGGTGGTGGACCTGCTGCCCACCTCGGCCCGACTGATCCACACCACGCCGTCGCACCAGTTCCCGCTGGGCACCCCGATGTCCCTGCGCCGACGGGCGGCGCTGCTCGACTGGGCGCAGCGGCACGGTGCGGTGGTGGTCGAGGACGACTACGACAGCGAGTTCCGCTTCTCCGACCGCCCGCTGGAGCCGTTGCAGAGCCTGGACCGCGGTGGCCGCGTGGTCTACGTCGGGTCGTTCTCCAAGACGATGCTGCCGATGCTGCGGCTGGGTTTCCTAGTGGCGCCGGAGTCACTGCGGCCGGCCCTGCTGGCCGCGAAGCGGCTCACCGACTGGCACGGTGACCTCACCACCCAGGGCGCGATGGCGCAGTTCATGGCCGAAGGGCTGCTGGCCCGGCACATCCGGCGGGCCAGCCGGGAGTACGCCGCCCGGCACGAGGAGATCGCCGCCCGGCTGGACCGGGACTTCGCCGACTGGCTGGTCCGCGTGCCGTCGGCCGCCGGCCTGCACCTGGCCGCCCGGCTCGCGCCGGGCGCGGACGTCGACGTGGCGGCGGTACCGGCGGCGGCCCGCTCGCGTGGCGTCACCGTCGAAGACCTGGACCGCTACCGGGTGGACGCGGACGCGGCCGGCCTGGTGCTCGGGTACGGACGGATCGACCGGGCCCGGATCGGGCCGGGGCTGGACCGACTCGCCGCGGCGTTCCGGGCGACCGCCGACGCCGACTGAACGACCCCCCGGCTCAGTCGGCGTCGCTGGGTTCCGCGACGATCGCCCGCAACCGGGCCCGACCCCCGGCGACGAAGGCCGGGTAGGGGTAGGCGTGGCGGGTCAGGGCCGGCAGGTCCCAGGTCGTGAACGCCGGGCTGCTCTACCTGGTCCATCTGCCCGGCGTGCTGGGCCTCGGCGACGGAACGTACGTCGCGGCGACCGGCCTGACGCCCCGGGTGATGGTGGGCCGGTGGCTGGCGGTCAGCGCCGGGCTGTTCGCGCTCAGCGCCGTCGGGTACGCGCTGCGCCGGGCCCGGCACCGGGGCGGAGGTCCCGCGACCGGAAGCCGGAAGGACCTGCCGCGACGCCGGTGACGGGTGTCTGCTGGGTGGGAGCGACAGGGGGTGACCGGGATGAGCCAGACACAGGGCGTGACGACGATGGACGTCAGGTTCGTGGCGGGCGAGGCGTACGAGGTCACGGTGCGGGGGCACCGGGTGACCGTGGACCAGCCGGTCGGAGACGGTGGCGCGGACCAGGCGCCCACGCCGACGGAGCTCTTCGTCGCGTCGCTGGCCACCTGTGTGGCGTTCTACGCCGGCCGGTACCTCGACCGGCACGGGCTGAGCCGGGAGGGCCTCGGCGTCACGGCATCCTCCCGGATGGCCGCGGATCCGCCGGCCCGGGTGGCGGAGGTCCACCTGGCGGTGCGGGTGCCGCCGGACTTCCCCGAGTCGCGGCGGTCGGCCCTGCTGGCGGTGGTCTCCCACTGCACGGTGCACAACAGCCTGGCCGCGCCGCCCGACGTGGTGATCGACGTGGCACGGCCCTGACCGGTCACCGGCTTCCGGCCCGCCAGCGGCTCAGTGGTCGGCGGAGTCGGCGAGGATCGCCCGCAGCCGCGCCCGGCATTCGGCGACGAACTCCGGGTAGGTGTGCCAGTAGTAGGAGACGCCGCTGACCCCGACCGCGATCGCCCAGGCCCGGGCCCGCGCCCAGGTCGCGTCGTCGACCTTCAGGGCGTCGCGGTAGGCGTGGCGGGCCGGGGCCGGCAGGTCCCACACGGCGGCGTGTTCGGCGTCCGGAAGGCCGATCGAGAGGGCACCGAAGTCGATGACGGCGCACAATCTGCCGTCGCGTACCAGCAGGTTGGCCGGTCGCAGGTCGCCGTGCAGCCAGACGTGCGGGCCGGCGGGCTCGGGCAGCGCCAGCGCGGCTCGCCAGAGCCGGTGCAGGGCGTCGACGTCGAGTTCCCCGCCGACGGTGGCGCGGCAGTCCTCGAGACACCGGCTGATCCACTCGTCGCAGTCCCGCAGGCTGCCCCCGCGGTACCAGCTCAGGTCGCCCTGGCGGGTGGCCCCCATCAGGTCGATGTCGTGCAGTTCCCGCACGAAGGCCGCGAGGTCCGTGCCGAAGGCGGCCCAGTCCCCGACCGCGTCGGACCGGACCTCGCCGCCGTCGATCCACCGGTAGACCGACCAGGGCAGGGGGAACGCGGCGGTCGGTGTGCCGGCGTGCCGCGGTGCCGGCACGGGGCAGGTCAGCAGGGGGGCCAGTCGGGGCAGCCACTCCTGCTCCTTGCGTAGGGAGCCCGCCTTCTCGGCGGTACGCGGAAGCCGTACGAGCAGGTCGTCGCCGAGCCGGTACATGGTGTTGTCCGTGCCCGCTCCGGCAAACGACAGCGGGAGCCGCTGCCACTGCGGGCACTGCTCCCGCAGCACCGACCTGACGATCTCCTCGTCGACCGGGACCTCGTTCTCGTGCAGGCTCACGCGGGTGCTCCTTGGCTGGTGCCGGGCCGGCGGGGCGGGTGCCCGCCGGCCCGGCGAGGCTCAGTGGATGGCGACCGGCACCGGCGGCTGCTGCCCGCCCGGCTCGCCGTCGAGCAGGTGCGACGGCTCGCTGCGCCGAGGCAGGAACGCCGCCGGGATGAAGGTGAGCAGCACCAGTGCGAAGCCGACCCAGAAGGTGGTGGCGAAGGAGTTCGCCGCGAAGTCCAGGCCCCGCTCGATCAGCGACGGCGGCACCGGGAACTGCTGGGCCAGCTCGGGCCGCTGCTGCACGCCGATGGCCAACGCTGCCTCGGTGACCGGGTTGCCGCTCGGGTCGGTCGCCCCGGGGATCGGCTGGGAGCCGTTGAGCTCGTTGGTGAGGATCACCGACATCACCGCGGCTCCGATGGAACCGCCGATCTGCTGGAGGATGTTGACCAGCGTGGAGCCGCGGGCCACCTCCTGGGCCTGCAGCGTCTTCAGCGCCGACGTCATGATCGGCATCATCGTGCCGCCCATACCGAGCCCCATCACGAACAGCGCCCCGCAGAGCAGCCAGTACGAGGTGTCCGGGTCGACCTGGGTGAAGGCGAAGAAGCCGGCGGCGATGAGCACCAGGGCGAACGGCACCGTCCGGCCGACCGGGACCCGGTCGGCGAGCATGCCGGCGATCGGCATGGTGACCATCGCGCCGATGCCCTGCGGCGCCATCAGCAGGCCGGCGGTCAGCGTCGTCTCGCCCCGGATCTGCAGGAAGTAGCTCGGGAAGAGCAGCCCGGCGCCCATGAACGCGATGATGAACACGAACATGGTGACCGAGGCGATGGTGAGGCTGCGGTTGCGGAACAACCGCAGGTCGAGCAGCGGGTGCCGGGGCTTGAACGAGTAGGCGACGAAGCCGATCAGCAGCGCGGCGCCGACCAGCATCGGCAGCCACACCTCGGGGTCGGTGACGGTGCCCGCCTCGGGCAGCGACGAGACGCCGTAGAGGAACAACGCCAGGCCCGGGGAGAGCATCAGCATGCCGAGGAAGTCGAACGACTCCGACGGCTCCGGGGCGTCCCTGGGCAGCGCCAGCGCCGCGTAGACGAGGGCGACGGCGCCGACCGGGATGTTGATCAGGAAGATCCAGTGCCAGCTCGCCGTGTCGATCAGCCAGCCGCCGAGGATCGGGCCGCCGATCGGGCCGAGCAGCATGGGGATGCCGAGCACCGCCATCAGCCGGCCGATCCGGGCCGGGCCGGCGGCCCGGGTCATGATGGTCATGCCGAGCGGCATCAGCATGCCGCCGCCGAGGCCCTGCAGCACGCGGTAGCCGATCAGCTCCCCGATCGTGTCGGCGGTGGCGCACAGCCCGGAGCCGATGGTGAACAGCGCCAGCGCGACCATGTAGAGCCGCTTGGTGCCGAACCGGTCCGCGGCCCAGCCGCTGAGCGGGATCACCGTGGCCAGGGCCAGCGTGTAGGCCGTCATCGTCCAGGCGACCCGGGCGTACGACGCGTCGAACTCGGTCTGGAACGTCGGCAGCGCCACGCTGACCACGGTCACGTCGAGGATCGACATGATCGCGCCGAGCACCACGACACCGGCGATCTTGAGCACCGCGGCATCGAGCTTGTCGGATGTCCCGATGGGTTGTGAGGTCACGGAAACGGTCTCCTGGGTTCGGTCCGGTCGCCGGCGGTGGCGGCAGCACGCCGACGGGGGTGGGCGGTCACGCCTCGTGACCGACGTCCGCAGGCAGACTAACGACCACGACCGACACCCGACGTCCGAATTCCGGTTCCGTCGTCGTGTGGGCGGCCCCACCGGGCGGCAGGCCGCCGGGATTGTCCCGTCACACCCCGTTCGGCGCGGGCCGATGTGTCGGAGCGCACACTCCACACTGCACCACCGTCACCGCCCGACCGGCCGGTCAGCCCGGCGGCTGTCCCTGCACCGCGGCCAGGTCGTGCACCACGTCCCGGGTCGCCGGATAGAGCGTCCCGTACCCGGCGAACAGCCGGTCGTACAGCTCGGCGCGACTGCGGTCCGGGGTGACCGTGCGGGCCACCCGGGACCAGTCGGTGTCCGGCGGGACCAGGCCGGTGCCGATCGCGGCCAGCAGGGCGTCGCCGTAGCTCGCGCCGATGGTCTCGGCCGGCAGATGCTGTTCCCGCCCGGTGATGTCGCTGACCACCTGGGTCCAGAGCCCGGCCCGGGCGCCCCCGCCGACGGCGACGATCCGCCCCGCCGGGCCGCCGGCACTGTCGAGCAGGTCGACGATCTGCCGGATGCCGTAGCCGATTCCCTCGTACACCGCGCGGAACAGGTGACCCCGGCCGTGCCGCAGGCTCAACCCGGCGATGACGCCCCGCGCCGCCGGGTCGAAGATCGGGGTACGTTCCCCCGCGAAGTACGGCAGCAGGAGCAGCCCGTCGGCGCCCGGTGGGACGGCCTCCGCCTCGGCGAGCAGCTGCTCGTACGGCACTCCCCCGGTGAGCCGCTGCACCCACTCGGTCAGCAGGCCGGAGGTGGACATCCCGGCGGCCAGCGTGTACGAGCCGGGTTCCACGCCCGCGGTGGTCCAGAGCAGCGGGTGGGTACGCGGTGCCGACAGCACCTGGACGAAGAACATCGTCGAGCCGTACATCAGCATCAGGTCGCCGGGCCGGCGCACGCCGGCGCTGAACGCCTCGGCCCAGGCGTCGACGGTGCCGGCGCAGACCGGCGTGCCGGCCGGCAGCCCGGTCCGGGCGGCGGCGTCCCCGGTGACCGTCCCGGCCACCTGCCCCGGCCAGAGCAGCTCGGGAAAGCGCAGCCCGGGGGCGACGTCGGCGGCCCACTCGGGGTGCCAGCGCCGGGCGGACACGTCGTAGAGCGGGTCGCACTGGCTGGCGGTGTGCTGGTCCAGCACGTACTCGCCGGTGAGTCGGGCCACCACGAAGGAGCTGGAGTTGTACCAGCGGGTGGCCCGCTGCCACACCTGCGGCTCGTGACGCCGGACCCAGAGCAGCTTCGGCCCGACCGCCTGCGACGACAGGGCCGAGCCACCCCGGGCGACGATCTCGTCGGCGCCGTACCGCCGGGTCAGCTCGTCGATCTCGGCGGTGGCCCGCATGTCGATGCCGTACAGGATGGCCGGGCGCAGCGGCCGGACCTGGTCGTCGCAGAGGAGCAGGCACGGGCCGACACCGCTGACGCAGACCCCGGCGATCCGGCCGCCGGCCGCGGCGGCGGTCAGTTCCCGGCTGATCGCCACCACGTCGGCCCACCAGACCGCGTCGGCGTCCACCTCCGCCCAGCCGGGACGCGGGTAGG
Protein-coding sequences here:
- a CDS encoding molybdopterin-dependent oxidoreductase translates to MSPHPPAAGPGDRAPTTPAYGFPAGLWRGLERRRPPGVDAVAAAWRSPVRGPWLTSVLGAALLVALPLVVVTGLLDWIAYGPRLGQAFPRDVGWLHPPVFDWPTRPAWLFRVTQGLHVTLGIVLVPVVLAKLWSVVPKLFAWPPARSPAQVLERLSLLLLVGGILFQTATGLLNIQYAYLFGFDFYTAHWYGGWIFTVALVTHVAIKLPRMVTALRGPGSARTPVATTTPEPPDPDGLVARRPVPATVSRRGVLALTGGGALLLAALTVGQSVDPLRRTALLLPRGRRPGPGPNGFPVNRSAAAAGVDPADTGTGWRLALRGADRTVALDRTALLALPQHTARLPIACVEGWSTEQTWTGVRLRDLAALVGPPDPATARVRSLERAGLFNQAVLHAGQVGDGDALLALRVNGVDLAPDHGFPARIVVPALPGVHCTKWVREITFAGRDDA
- a CDS encoding mycothiol-dependent nitroreductase Rv2466c family protein; translated protein: MWFDPRCPWAWNTSRWLLEVERVRDVRVRFHVMSLSVLNDGREGLEEWYREWLRPGLGPVRVAVAAEAAHGNDVLRDLYTALGNRIHHQRTPIGRPLYVDALTEVGLPAELADVADTTDHDEALLASHHAGLDPVGEDLGTPTIHVTGADGRLNAFFGPVLTPVPRGEEAGRLWDGVLQVTGADGFFELKRGRTRPPIAR
- a CDS encoding NAD-dependent epimerase/dehydratase family protein gives rise to the protein MRVLVTGAAGFIGSQVADLLVTEGHQVVCLDALLPQAHGGALPDWSRRHEPVIGDVRDPELLDRLLPGVDAVCHQAAMVGHGLDPSDAPDYASHNDFGTAVLLAAMHRAGVSRLVLASSMVVYGEGRYRCARHGVVRPALRRPADLAAGRYDPTCPDCSGPLRPDLVPEDAPLEPRSTYAASKLAQEHLAGAWARQTGGGVWALRYHNVYGPRMPRDTPYAGVASIFRSALADGQPPRVYEDGGQRRDFVHVTDVARANVLALTASTPDGLVPVNVCSGEPHTVGELAGALARAMGGPPPEVVGGARAADVRHVTADPRRARELLGYTARVGFVDGVTAFASDPLREPAAVAA
- a CDS encoding DHA2 family efflux MFS transporter permease subunit; translated protein: MTSQPIGTSDKLDAAVLKIAGVVVLGAIMSILDVTVVSVALPTFQTEFDASYARVAWTMTAYTLALATVIPLSGWAADRFGTKRLYMVALALFTIGSGLCATADTIGELIGYRVLQGLGGGMLMPLGMTIMTRAAGPARIGRLMAVLGIPMLLGPIGGPILGGWLIDTASWHWIFLINIPVGAVALVYAALALPRDAPEPSESFDFLGMLMLSPGLALFLYGVSSLPEAGTVTDPEVWLPMLVGAALLIGFVAYSFKPRHPLLDLRLFRNRSLTIASVTMFVFIIAFMGAGLLFPSYFLQIRGETTLTAGLLMAPQGIGAMVTMPIAGMLADRVPVGRTVPFALVLIAAGFFAFTQVDPDTSYWLLCGALFVMGLGMGGTMMPIMTSALKTLQAQEVARGSTLVNILQQIGGSIGAAVMSVILTNELNGSQPIPGATDPSGNPVTEAALAIGVQQRPELAQQFPVPPSLIERGLDFAANSFATTFWVGFALVLLTFIPAAFLPRRSEPSHLLDGEPGGQQPPVPVAIH
- a CDS encoding aminoglycoside phosphotransferase family protein, which translates into the protein MSLHENEVPVDEEIVRSVLREQCPQWQRLPLSFAGAGTDNTMYRLGDDLLVRLPRTAEKAGSLRKEQEWLPRLAPLLTCPVPAPRHAGTPTAAFPLPWSVYRWIDGGEVRSDAVGDWAAFGTDLAAFVRELHDIDLMGATRQGDLSWYRGGSLRDCDEWISRCLEDCRATVGGELDVDALHRLWRAALALPEPAGPHVWLHGDLRPANLLVRDGRLCAVIDFGALSIGLPDAEHAAVWDLPAPARHAYRDALKVDDATWARARAWAIAVGVSGVSYYWHTYPEFVAECRARLRAILADSADH
- a CDS encoding OsmC family protein; this encodes MSQTQGVTTMDVRFVAGEAYEVTVRGHRVTVDQPVGDGGADQAPTPTELFVASLATCVAFYAGRYLDRHGLSREGLGVTASSRMAADPPARVAEVHLAVRVPPDFPESRRSALLAVVSHCTVHNSLAAPPDVVIDVARP
- the pdxR gene encoding MocR-like pyridoxine biosynthesis transcription factor PdxR, whose amino-acid sequence is MEIQISLAGRGDRAARIYRHLLEAILDGRLRPGERLPPTRELAARLAVSRNTVAAAYDRLTADGFLAGRVGAGTFVANAPVGPTPGRRAPAGRGVLPRGHWRSLPGASTPTPPGRYDFTVGTPDPRLFPLDTWRRLVANQLRIGAMAGGYGDPAGHAGFREAVARYAGVARSVRARADDVLATTGAQQALDLVGRVLIEPGDCVAVEDPGYPPARALFRSMGAVVAGVPVDDEGLVVDLLPTSARLIHTTPSHQFPLGTPMSLRRRAALLDWAQRHGAVVVEDDYDSEFRFSDRPLEPLQSLDRGGRVVYVGSFSKTMLPMLRLGFLVAPESLRPALLAAKRLTDWHGDLTTQGAMAQFMAEGLLARHIRRASREYAARHEEIAARLDRDFADWLVRVPSAAGLHLAARLAPGADVDVAAVPAAARSRGVTVEDLDRYRVDADAAGLVLGYGRIDRARIGPGLDRLAAAFRATADAD
- a CDS encoding FGGY-family carbohydrate kinase; amino-acid sequence: MSDYLIGIDLGTASSKGVLARPDGTIVATATRAHGVSYPRPGWAEVDADAVWWADVVAISRELTAAAAGGRIAGVCVSGVGPCLLLCDDQVRPLRPAILYGIDMRATAEIDELTRRYGADEIVARGGSALSSQAVGPKLLWVRRHEPQVWQRATRWYNSSSFVVARLTGEYVLDQHTASQCDPLYDVSARRWHPEWAADVAPGLRFPELLWPGQVAGTVTGDAAARTGLPAGTPVCAGTVDAWAEAFSAGVRRPGDLMLMYGSTMFFVQVLSAPRTHPLLWTTAGVEPGSYTLAAGMSTSGLLTEWVQRLTGGVPYEQLLAEAEAVPPGADGLLLLPYFAGERTPIFDPAARGVIAGLSLRHGRGHLFRAVYEGIGYGIRQIVDLLDSAGGPAGRIVAVGGGARAGLWTQVVSDITGREQHLPAETIGASYGDALLAAIGTGLVPPDTDWSRVARTVTPDRSRAELYDRLFAGYGTLYPATRDVVHDLAAVQGQPPG